The Glycine soja cultivar W05 chromosome 19, ASM419377v2, whole genome shotgun sequence genomic sequence GCTTTTCGAGAATCTTTCTTGCAATTCTGAGCTTGATGTAGTGGATTTATCCTCAAATCTTTTGACTGGGAGCTTACCTAGATGTTTAGTGTCAAATTCCAGCGATAGCACTGTCCTGTATGCTAGAAATTGTCTAGACACCACGAATCAAAATCAGCAGCCGCAGCCCTTTTGCCACACTGAAGCTTTAGCTGTGGGAATATTACCTGAGACAAAGAAGCACAAACAAGTATCTAAGGTAGTTCTTTCCCTTGGCATAGTAGGGGGGACTCTTGGAGGAGTAGCACTTGTTTTGCTAGTTTTCTTTATTGTTAGAAGAGGAAATGACAGAAGCAAAACGAAGAATCCTCCAACTAGATTAATATCAGAAAATGCTGCGTCTGGTTACACATCTAAGTTGTTTTCTGATGCAAgtaattctctctctctctttctggttacacacacacacagaggtGTTTGCATGATCAAACTAGCCCGTCCTATTTTATACATTTCTTCATCCAAATGCAGAACATTTAGAAAATTCTCATCGGCAAGTGTAATGTGTAGTCATGGTTGTGATATTAAGAATAGGATTTTTTGTGTAGCCATAGAAAAATTAAACTGTTATTTAGAGgacttttgtttatattctttaGTTTAGTAGGAACTTGCCTTGGAATTATAAGTTTACTCTACTCTAGTATGCTTCAGCAGTCCTGTACCTTGATTGGCAAAAGTTGctttaatgtattaaaatttaCTATTAACATATGTTGGAAAACATGGATGATAAATGATAAGGAGAAACCAAGTTTAACGGAGGTAATATTTACTAAGTTCTTTATTGCTGAGTATATTCATTAGTTGTGTACAGGAAACTCATACAGCTCTAGATATACCTGAATAAAAACAGTTTCCCATTCGTAAACTTTAAATACAAGGACATCatacttgttttgaatttgataaaaaaaacatgtttatttGCAGCTGCTAAACAAGTTATTAGAATCTTTCTTTATCAATGAAGTCCACAAATGATTGGAAAACATTTCTGGAGAGGATGATATGAAAGAATAATAAGTCATTCATATATTTCTCTTTATAATTCCGTCTTAAAGATAGATTGACAAACATGCCTTTTTCCTGTACTTAAAGGGTATATATCTCAAACAAAGAAGTTGGGAGCAGTTGGCCTGCCGACTTATCGAAGTTTCTCATTGGAAGAGATTGAATCAGCTACAAACTATTTTGACACAGCTTCTTTAATGGGTGAAGATTCTTATGGGAAGGTATGCTACAATGTCTCAAATTATCTTGCATATAGAGGAATATTGCGTTTGTACTAAATTCATACAAAATCAGTGGTTTTATTTCCTTTCATTGACTGGTACAATAGACTGTATCACAAAACTAATTTGATCATGCAGTCATGATTCAATTATTTCACTTTTAAGCATGAAGTTGTTACATTAAATAgcaacttttatctttttaggaTTTATGTGATGAgtgtttcattttaaaatagtgtttttatatttcttagaTGTACAGAGGTCAGCTGAAGAATGGCTCACTTGTTGCTATTCGGTGTgtagaaatgaaaaagagacaCAGCACTCAAAACTTTGTGCAACACATAGAGCTGATATCCAAACTTAGGCATCGCCATCTAGTCAGCGCTATTGGACACTGCTTTGAATGTTCTTTAGATGATTCAAGCGTCAGCAAAGTATTTCTTGTCTTCGAATATGTACCAAATGGCACGCTCAGGAATTGGATCTCTGGtaagtaatttataaaaaacaacAGCTTCTTTCTCTGGTTGGAGGTTGTAAAAATGGTATTATTCcaacaataaaaagaaagaatgggGAAAGTTCACTAGAGGGCATTCCATTAGTAGTAGTTACAAATTCATTTATCTCCTTCTACCTTAGTGATCCGTAACTTGCATGAAGTTCTAAATTTGTACTTGAGGAGGAGGAAAGATCaattgagtttaatttatatgcatTGTCAGTCTAAAACTTTACACTGTCAACCAATAAGAATATGGTATGTATggtttttaatatgattattgtaaaagttaacaaactttACACTGTCAAACAATATGCATTGTCAGTGTAAAACTTTACACTGTCAACCAATATGGTTTTTACACTAACAGTGCATTCATTGACTATTTACACGTATCAATAGTATTTTCTCCTAAATTAGTCATTTCAGTATTATGTTGTAATGGAATATGAGACAGTAATGCCATTTTTGTTATCTTCCACcctgattatttattttctgcCCTTCATAATTTTGGCAGATGAGCATGCTAGAAAATCCTTTAGTTGGACTCAACGCATAGGAGCTGCAATTGGAGTGGCAAAGGGAATCCAGTTTTTGCATACAGGGATTGTCCCTGGTGTATATTCCAATGATCTGAAGATAGAAGATGTTTTATTGGATCAGAATCTTGTTGCAAAAATCAGCAGTTATCACCTGCCTTTGTTGTCAAACATGGGGAAGGTATGAAAAAACAATTGTCATATGAAGTTTTCCATGAGGAAAAAAATCACGAGTAAGTTTGTTCTTTCATTTTCCTTCAAGAAAAAAAGATCTCAGTTGGTACTGATTCACCTTAGCTTTTCCTTCCAGGTTCGGCGTGGAAATTCTTCCAGTGGATTAAAAAATTCAAGCAATAGTAAAAGGTGAGTGATAGAAAGTTAATCAGGTTGAGTAACAGGCATGAAAAATAGAACTCATCATACTGTAATTTTGCATACCATATGATATAAATGGAAATGTCTCCTGTAGAAAAACAATTTGGATCCTGTTGACACACTTGTGTATGTATGTAACTAAGAAAGCTTGATTTTTAATGATTTCTTCTGTTTTGTAGTGTAAAGCAGGAAGATAAGTCTGATATATACAACTTTGGAGTGATACTACTCGAACTTATTCTAGGAAGGCAAATAAAGACAGTAAATGATGCAGATGCTTTTAGGGATCTGGTAATAACAGGAACTGTTTCATTTCCAATGTGCTATTTTCTTTCCTTGCCATTTTTAAGTCTTTTCAAGTTTGTTCTTTGTTAAATCAATAGAGAATTTTTGTATGAACCAACTAGGATATACTTGATGCTTAAATCAGAGTCTAACTCTTTCATCACTGATTTTCTTGAAAATGAGAGTCCATATGAACTGTTATTCTGTTATAAACCGGCCACCACTGTCCAGAAAATggttttatttgattaatcatAATGGAAACTATAGTCTCATTTTCTGGTAAGTATAATTAACTAATGGACTATTGATAGAAACTAGTAGATTTCCTCATTTTGACCTTTGCGAGCTAGGATAACAAATCTATACATGCATATTGTATAGAGAttggttttaatttattatgtatggACATATTATCACCGAAGagattaattaactaattaaatgtCAAAAAACTTTTCCACACACTCCAAGTAGGAAAATATAAGATAGAGTTATAGGAAATTTGCAATCTTCATATCCATATTCCCATGCTCATGGTATTCAAGTAAATGCCTAAATGATCAAGAAATTATTAGATAGTCTGAGACAGGATCTTAGAATTTTGATTTAGGCTtaactcaatcctacaaaaaAAAGTTACCCTCCACTTATATACTTTAATCTGGCCTTATCATTAGTCGATGTGTGATCTCCAACACCATAAATGTTCACATTGCAAGATAATGTTAGTTTTCATTATCCATATTCAATATAAACCATGTACAATTCTATGACCCTGCTTCTGTTAATTGCATCATGAGGCAGTTGCAAGCAAGCTTAGGAGGTGATGAAGAGGGTAGGAGGGGCGTTGTTGATCCAGCATTTCGCAAGGCATGCTTGGATCAATCATTGAAGACAATGATGGAGATTTGTGTGAGGTGCCTGGTTAAAGAGCCAGCAGATAGGCCTTCTATAGAGGATGTTTTGTGGAACTTGCAGTTTGCATCTCAAGTACAAGATGCATGGAGAGGGGATTCTCAAAGTAGTGAAGGGTCACCAGGCTCAGAATCTCGAGGGCTACCCTTCCATTAGTGTCAAACCACaggttttcactttttttattttgtatatttcacTGTAAGCCTAAAAGGTTAATGCTTGCAGTTGCAGATACAGCAGCATCAGAATAGTATAAGTTCTTTATGTTGGAACACCTTTGCTAAAAAATCTGCTGAGCTTCCAATGAAAAACTATGTTGTCCGAGCTTTGCACTAtgcagatttttttttgtttttaagtacATGCACCCGTGCACATACTATGTGAGATTACGTATATGAATCATAAGATGTCATTAATTAAAGGTCAAAACTTTAGAGATATTTTCTATCACAAAATCTAGATAagtaatcaataaataaaatatgaaaatcatgATAGAGTATATtgataacattatttttctcaaaagttttttttaaattttttttattctttaacgaGTGTCCCAACGACATATGTTATCATTCTCCATTTTATTTTCCTAAAGCCTCCCCCTTAGATAAATGGAAGTGTCACAAAGGAAATTTATGTCATGGTGCACGCTTTAAAGCCTCGTGAAGGATTGTATTCCTCCTTTAAAATTcatgagtttttcttttcaatttttactttaccagtaataaatttaaaaattagtgtAAATGATTATTAGGGAATATATCtttaatacatataaaaaagactgaaatgtaaaaatttaaagagagtaAACATGATTatacaagtgtttttttttatcattatgatATTGGTGTAAACAATTTGACTGATTACTTTTAATGAGATTTTTCATCcaaaccattttttattttcatttacaaTACTTGAACCAGACAAAGTGCTTTACTTTATGAGTAGATGATAACTCCTAAGTCACAAAAACTTAATGCTAGCCTGGTTTCTATGTGGGCATATTTACATAATCATTTAACAACTctttaaaatgaatatatataaataaataaatacataaagagGAGCAAAATTATATCGGTATAACTAGTGTTATAAGACTCAACTCGGATCGATCAAGTCAACCCATTGACTTGGGAACTAGTCACCTAACCGGTCCCAGCCATTAAATGGACCAGCCATGCAATAGACTCAATGTAACCCAGTTTGGCTAGGTGGGTTTAGAGGTTGAACTGGTGATCCAATGACTCGATTGATTCGGCAGgtcatgtaatttttatttttacaaaaaaaattatttttttaaattgaagaaCATCACTCATATGAGAAAAaaggtaaatagtcattttcgtTTCTGAATGTATAGAGCGTTGACAAATTCATTCCCGAAagatagaaattcaaattttagtccctgaaagtaaaaaaagtgtaacaaatCTATTCATCTGTTAACTTTCGTCCGTTATCATTAATGAAAGAACCTACATGACACATTTAGGGACGAATTTGTCAGCGTTCTACACATTCAGGgacgaaaatgactatttatctaaaatataatttaatcttcatctttcttctttttttaatcgtAAAAAgaataacattacaataaacacttaaaaaataggaaagcaGACATAAGTTAGAACAGACATAATAATAAGcgtaatattgattaataagcatAATTTGTCTGTTGCATATCAATATTAATGTAAATATAAGTTAGCAACTAACATCTAGTGGTgtcaattaaaaacaaataagttataaaaaaacatatcaatATCGTCTAAAACGGATTGgataaacatatttgtaaggTCATTACATAATGCATTGATCTCTCCTTAGTTAAGAATGGTGGTGATCATGACTCCTCTAATACCCAATTAGCATGGCCAAGGTCATTAATAGtttcaaaattgataaaatcaTAGTTTTGCTTCTTCAACTAATTCCTAAGTTTATTAACTTGGTCATAACCAAgtaatgaatataaaaaaaagaataattcaaACATTTTGCAACCTCAAGATGTAACAAAAAAAGACAAGATCATTGAACTTTCGATGCTCTAACCCATAGTTATCATTCTCAGATTGACCCTTCAACTTGGGACTCTGTTGTCCCACTGGTCCGAGGTGTATGCTGAAATGGGCTCACACACAACTTGACATGACCCAATCAATCTCGGCAAGTCTTGTTATTGAACCAGTGACCCGACGGGTCACACTACCCCGGTAGGCcatgcattttttattataaaaaaatgtaaaacgaCGTTGTTTCATGCCTTCAGatgttgaaattaaaatttcccaAATGCTGAGGCCATCGCTTCATTCTCCTCACCTCAGAAATCATGACCCTTACAAAACCCTTACACAGTCGTGCGCCTCTCCTCACCGCAAGCTCCATCGTCGGTGCAACCACCCTTGcctttcattctctttcaacTCTATGAGAACCAAAACCCTTCTATTCCCTCAACTCAAGCCTCCCTCGTGAAACCCATACAAAGCCACCTCTCCTCACCACAACTTCCATCATCGGTGGTGTTGGGCAGCCTCACTTCTTAGTTCACTTCTCTGCCTTTGAAAATCGCAATTATGCAACTCATACAGGTTCAAACTTCTCAGCCTCTTTATTATGTTGCTTCTTTGTTTTGAtttgcattatattttttttttactaaacgacttaaagttgaaattattaattgttatCATTTGTGACTATTTCTATGCCTCTCAGTTATGAATTGTTATGATTGGGTGCAAATTTGTGTTGCTGATGCCATCAATTTCAATCTAGCTTCCTTTTCATCTCATGATAACATGCACTCTTCTGttgacttttaattattttttttctaattgacctttgcctttatttttttgttgatgtgtGGTGTTGAATTGTAGACAAATTGactattttccattttttttcctgcacTTTTCTCGGGAATTTCTATttagatgttgatgatgattgataatGAAGCACTAGGGTAATAAAAACttggtttttttgtttaatgaaaCTTGGGTTTTCTGTTTATGATGATTGTTGCTCTATTTTGATTTGTGTTAACTTTAAACTTTGAATGAATTGTGACCTTGGTCTTTGAATAGGAATTTGAAATCTGAAATCTAAATAACATTTCAGCATGTGTTGGAAATCAACATCGTCATAATTTAGATTTCAAATGCTAAATCAAATTCATATTCAACGACCAAGGTTATAATTCATTCTGTGTTCAAAGTTAATGCAAATCAAAACAGAGTAACAATCATCACAAACAGAAAACTCAAGTttcattaaacaattttttttttaccctagTGCTTCattatcaatcatcatcaacatctaaATAGAAATTCCCAAGAAAAGTGtaggaaaaaaattcaaaatcaaaatagtcAATTTGTCTACAATTCAACACCACACATcaacagaaaataaaagcaaagaccAATTagcaaacaaaattaaaagtcaACAGAAGAGTGCATGCTATCATGAGATGAAAAGGAAGCTAGATTGAAATTGATGACATCAACAACACAAATCTACACCCAATCATAACAATTCATAACTAAAAGGCATAAACATAGTCACAAATTATAGCAATCcataatttcaactttaagTGATTTAGTCACAATAATATAGTGCAAATAAGAACAAAGCAACAACATAATAAAGACATTGAGAAGATAGAAGTTTAAACCTATATGAGTTGCGGACTTGCGATTTTCAGAGGTAGAGAAGTGAACTCATAAGTGAGGCTGCCAAATGCCATCAATGATGGAAGTTATGGTGATGAGAGGTGGTTGCGTATGGGTTTTGTGAGGGAGAATTGAGTTGAGAGAAGGGAAGGGTTCTAGTTCTCAAAAAGttgaaagagaacaaaaggcAAGGGTGGTTGCATCGACAATGAAGGCTATTGTGAGGAGAAGCGCGCGACTATGTAAGGGTTTCATGAGGGTTTTGGCTTCTGAGGTAAGGAGAACAAAATGATGGCCTCAATATTtgggaaatttaaatttcaacctCTGAAGGCATGAAACGTCATTTCACCTCTTTTTTAAATGCATGACCCAGTTGGATCACTGTGACTCGTCGGGTCTAATCAAGTCATGTTGGGTCATGTGAACACTCATTTCAACATACTCATTGGACCATGGGGCACTTGAGTCCCAAGCCAATGAGTTGATTCGAATCTGATAACTATGGTCTAAATTATGAAACCTAGTCGCTTCACTTTGTGCTACTCATCCTTCCTCTCTAAAAATTTTCCATACTTTTTTATGACTCCTACTTTTTATGATTCCTGCAAACCATAAATTGTGCAAAATGTTCTTGCTATAGTTAAAGTTGGACTTAATTCATTACGGGTGTGTTTTGGAGCAATGAACTTCTGCTGAACTCTTG encodes the following:
- the LOC114400121 gene encoding probable inactive leucine-rich repeat receptor-like protein kinase At3g03770, producing MANRHHPSVFLVLVTVLLSIHCSEQLQSSHSQTLLRIQQLLNFPAALSNWNSSTDFCNTDSNSSLTVVCYEDTITQLHIIGERRDTPLPRNFSIDSFVTTLVRLPSLKVLTLVSLGIWGPLPSKIARLSSLEIVNMSSNFLYGSIPQELSSLSSLQTLIFDNNMLADTFPHWLDSLQALTVLSLKNNKFNGSLPKSLGNVENLRTLSLSHNHFYGAVPDLSRLTNLQVLELDDNAFGPQFPQLGNKLVILVLRKNSFRSGIPAELSSYYQLERLDISSNSFVGPFQPGLLSLPSITYLNISGNKLTGMLFENLSCNSELDVVDLSSNLLTGSLPRCLVSNSSDSTVLYARNCLDTTNQNQQPQPFCHTEALAVGILPETKKHKQVSKVVLSLGIVGGTLGGVALVLLVFFIVRRGNDRSKTKNPPTRLISENAASGYTSKLFSDARYISQTKKLGAVGLPTYRSFSLEEIESATNYFDTASLMGEDSYGKMYRGQLKNGSLVAIRCVEMKKRHSTQNFVQHIELISKLRHRHLVSAIGHCFECSLDDSSVSKVFLVFEYVPNGTLRNWISDEHARKSFSWTQRIGAAIGVAKGIQFLHTGIVPGVYSNDLKIEDVLLDQNLVAKISSYHLPLLSNMGKVRRGNSSSGLKNSSNSKSVKQEDKSDIYNFGVILLELILGRQIKTVNDADAFRDLLQASLGGDEEGRRGVVDPAFRKACLDQSLKTMMEICVRCLVKEPADRPSIEDVLWNLQFASQVQDAWRGDSQSSEGSPGSESRGLPFH